A region of Pseudomonas sp. Marseille-Q3773 DNA encodes the following proteins:
- the ligB gene encoding NAD-dependent DNA ligase LigB produces the protein MPLMLLFALLLILQAPLTRAGQCPEWSPQQAAAETAQLRTTLARWDDHYHRQGVALVPDELYDQSRQRLAHLQQCFGLATTATPLASARGPVPHPVPHTGVDKLADQPAVVRWLAGKRGVWVQPKVDGVAVSLIYRQGRLVQLISRGDGVQGHDWSRHIPRLGAITRQLPQPVDLLLQGELYWRLDGHVQARAGSANARGTVAGLLARKVLSNEQGNGIGLFVWDWPQGPAQQAERLAQLAQLGFPEGQDYSVAIDTAEDAARWREHWYRTALPFASDGVILRLGSRPPAERWQARAPYWIAAWKYPFTQALAEVREVRFRIGRTGKVTPVLQLLPVTLDDRRITQVSLGSLARWQGLDIRPGDQVAVSLAGLTIPRLEQVLHRAVERQPVTAPAPGQYHVHSCWRAAVGCEEQFVARLSWLSGKQGLALPRVGPGTWRRLVAAGLVTSMTDWLHLDAERLGQVTGISDITAAQLLGSFQHARSRPFAQWLRGLGVPTPAGVQLAGDWQDLAARAAVEWQALPGIGAKRGQQLVEFFTNLEVQTIANQLGMAGIEGFRVDSQHTRQ, from the coding sequence ATGCCACTCATGCTGTTGTTCGCCCTGCTGTTGATACTCCAGGCCCCACTGACGCGCGCCGGCCAATGCCCAGAGTGGAGCCCGCAGCAAGCCGCCGCTGAAACCGCCCAGTTGCGTACCACGCTCGCCCGCTGGGATGACCACTACCATCGCCAGGGCGTTGCGCTGGTGCCCGATGAGTTATACGACCAGAGCCGCCAGCGCCTGGCACACCTGCAGCAGTGCTTTGGCCTGGCGACCACCGCGACGCCCTTGGCCAGTGCCCGCGGGCCGGTCCCCCACCCGGTACCGCATACCGGGGTCGACAAGCTGGCCGATCAGCCAGCCGTGGTGCGCTGGCTGGCCGGCAAGCGCGGGGTCTGGGTGCAGCCCAAGGTCGATGGCGTGGCCGTCTCCCTGATCTATCGGCAGGGCCGTCTGGTGCAATTGATCAGCCGCGGCGACGGGGTGCAAGGGCATGACTGGAGCCGCCACATCCCCCGGCTGGGCGCAATCACCCGGCAGTTGCCCCAGCCCGTTGACCTGCTGTTGCAGGGCGAACTGTACTGGCGCCTGGACGGGCATGTGCAAGCCCGGGCAGGCAGCGCCAACGCCCGCGGCACGGTGGCCGGGCTGCTGGCACGCAAGGTGTTGAGCAACGAACAGGGCAATGGTATCGGCCTGTTCGTCTGGGACTGGCCTCAAGGCCCCGCGCAACAGGCCGAGCGTCTTGCGCAGCTGGCGCAACTGGGCTTTCCCGAAGGCCAGGACTACAGCGTCGCCATCGATACAGCGGAGGACGCAGCCCGCTGGCGCGAGCATTGGTACCGCACCGCCCTGCCTTTCGCCAGCGACGGCGTGATCCTGCGCCTGGGCAGTCGGCCGCCCGCCGAGCGCTGGCAAGCCCGGGCACCCTACTGGATTGCAGCCTGGAAGTACCCCTTCACACAGGCGTTGGCGGAAGTCCGCGAGGTCCGCTTTCGCATCGGCCGTACCGGCAAGGTCACGCCGGTGCTGCAGCTCCTTCCGGTGACTCTCGATGACCGGCGGATCACCCAGGTAAGCCTGGGCTCGCTGGCACGCTGGCAGGGCCTCGATATCCGTCCCGGCGACCAGGTGGCGGTGAGCCTTGCCGGGCTGACCATCCCGCGCCTGGAGCAGGTGCTGCACCGCGCCGTCGAGCGTCAGCCGGTCACCGCGCCAGCGCCCGGCCAGTACCACGTCCACAGTTGCTGGCGGGCCGCTGTCGGCTGTGAGGAGCAGTTCGTGGCCCGCCTCTCCTGGCTCAGTGGCAAACAGGGGCTGGCGCTGCCGCGCGTCGGCCCTGGCACCTGGCGCCGGCTGGTGGCAGCCGGGCTGGTGACCTCGATGACCGACTGGCTGCACCTGGATGCCGAACGCCTGGGCCAGGTCACAGGAATCAGCGACATCACTGCGGCGCAGTTGCTGGGCAGTTTCCAACACGCCCGCTCGCGGCCATTTGCCCAATGGCTGCGCGGGCTGGGCGTGCCCACCCCGGCAGGCGTGCAGCTGGCCGGCGACTGGCAGGACCTGGCCGCGCGCGCAGCCGTCGAGTGGCAAGCCTTGCCCGGTATCGGCGCAAAGCGCGGGCAACAGCTTGTGGAATTCTTCACCAACCTTGAGGTTCAAACCATCGCCAACCAGCTCGGCATGGCCGGCATCGAAGGGTTTCGGGTCGACAGCCAGCACACCAGGCAATGA
- a CDS encoding DUF1090 domain-containing protein: MKRISTLFLLATLGLAAGAVQAAQPDAGLTGCAAKRSAIENQLKIARDQGNAGQVSGLEEALRGVDNCTDASLRKEREQKVLEARHEVAQREKDLKKAEKKGDSEKINKRKDKLAESRKELQEAVEDLDR; the protein is encoded by the coding sequence ATGAAACGTATTTCGACCCTTTTCCTGCTCGCGACACTCGGCCTGGCTGCCGGCGCCGTACAGGCTGCCCAACCGGATGCCGGCCTGACCGGTTGCGCCGCCAAGCGCAGCGCCATCGAGAACCAGTTGAAGATTGCCCGTGACCAAGGCAACGCCGGGCAGGTCTCAGGGCTGGAAGAGGCGCTGCGTGGGGTCGACAACTGCACCGATGCCAGCCTGCGCAAGGAACGCGAGCAGAAAGTGCTCGAAGCTCGTCACGAGGTGGCACAGCGGGAAAAGGACCTGAAGAAGGCCGAGAAGAAAGGCGATTCCGAGAAGATCAACAAGCGCAAGGACAAGCTGGCCGAATCGCGCAAGGAGCTGCAGGAAGCGGTGGAAGACCTGGACCGCTAA
- a CDS encoding cytochrome c, giving the protein MLKRLTVVLLAAVALGGALSGCERVDPNSPLGKRKVIFKDMLRTSEDLGGMLRGRLPFDGVKFADGALKLDNLSHLPWQHFPQARDSGDSSARAEVWERQARFHDLARQLEGVTGELVDITRSQPLDAARLKAPMDKVEAACKACHSEFRNH; this is encoded by the coding sequence ATGTTGAAGCGATTGACCGTTGTTCTGCTGGCAGCAGTGGCCTTGGGTGGTGCCTTGAGTGGTTGCGAGCGGGTTGACCCGAACTCGCCGCTGGGCAAGCGCAAGGTGATCTTCAAGGACATGCTCAGGACCAGCGAAGACCTGGGCGGCATGCTGCGTGGCCGGCTGCCGTTCGACGGGGTGAAGTTTGCCGACGGTGCGCTGAAGCTCGACAACCTTTCGCACCTGCCCTGGCAGCACTTTCCACAGGCGCGTGATAGTGGCGACAGCAGTGCGCGCGCCGAGGTCTGGGAGCGCCAGGCGCGTTTTCATGACCTGGCCCGGCAGCTGGAAGGGGTCACTGGCGAACTGGTCGATATTACCCGCAGTCAGCCACTTGACGCTGCCCGGCTGAAGGCGCCGATGGACAAGGTCGAAGCGGCGTGCAAGGCCTGTCACAGCGAGTTTCGTAATCATTGA
- a CDS encoding MltA domain-containing protein yields MKSALRHLAWTLPVLALLAGCNGGENARPEPHAIATYVPTTWKDLPAVSDEDLLAGFYAWRNGCEKLKRDPVWAATCEAAGSATASAAQVRTFLEQNLEVYGLRSAENNAHGLITGYYEPVYPGSLKPSASNHVPVYGVPDDMIVVDLASVYPELKGKRLRGRLDGRVLKPYDTAEVINRDGVKAPVLAWLTDPMDLQFLQVQGSGRVQLEDGRQLRLGYADQNGHPYRPIGRWLVEQGQLKKEEVSMGAIHAWAQANPQRVPELLASNPSYVFFSARPDSNEGPRGSLNVPLTAGYSVAIDRKVIPLGSLLWLSTTRPDGTPVVRPVGAQDTGGAITGEVRADLFWGTGPEAGELAGNMKQQGQIWMLWPKGKPLPEVPKAP; encoded by the coding sequence ATGAAATCAGCCCTGCGCCATCTGGCCTGGACGCTCCCGGTGCTGGCTCTGCTGGCCGGCTGCAACGGCGGCGAGAACGCCCGGCCCGAGCCACACGCCATCGCTACCTACGTCCCGACCACCTGGAAGGACCTGCCGGCTGTCAGTGACGAAGACCTGCTGGCCGGCTTCTATGCCTGGCGCAACGGCTGCGAGAAGCTCAAGCGCGACCCGGTGTGGGCCGCTACCTGCGAAGCCGCCGGCAGTGCCACGGCCAGCGCTGCCCAGGTGCGCACCTTCCTGGAGCAGAACCTGGAGGTATATGGCCTGCGTTCCGCCGAGAACAACGCCCATGGCCTGATCACCGGCTACTACGAACCGGTCTACCCCGGCAGCCTCAAGCCGTCGGCAAGCAACCATGTGCCGGTCTACGGCGTTCCCGATGACATGATCGTGGTCGACTTGGCCAGCGTGTACCCCGAGCTCAAGGGCAAACGCCTGCGTGGGCGCCTCGACGGGCGGGTGCTCAAGCCTTACGACACCGCCGAGGTCATCAACCGCGACGGCGTCAAGGCGCCGGTGCTGGCCTGGCTGACCGACCCTATGGACCTGCAGTTCTTGCAGGTGCAGGGTTCCGGCAGGGTGCAACTGGAAGACGGCCGCCAGCTGCGCCTGGGCTACGCCGACCAGAACGGTCATCCGTACCGGCCGATCGGGCGCTGGCTGGTGGAACAAGGCCAGCTGAAAAAGGAAGAAGTGAGCATGGGCGCCATCCACGCCTGGGCCCAGGCCAACCCGCAGCGTGTGCCGGAGCTGCTTGCCAGCAACCCCAGCTATGTATTCTTCAGCGCCCGCCCGGACAGCAACGAAGGCCCGCGCGGTTCGCTGAACGTACCGCTGACCGCCGGATACAGCGTAGCCATCGACCGCAAGGTGATTCCGCTGGGCAGTCTGCTGTGGCTGTCCACTACCCGCCCGGACGGCACCCCGGTAGTACGCCCGGTGGGCGCCCAGGATACCGGAGGGGCGATTACGGGCGAGGTGCGGGCCGACCTGTTCTGGGGCACCGGGCCGGAGGCCGGGGAACTGGCCGGAAACATGAAGCAGCAAGGGCAGATCTGGATGCTGTGGCCCAAGGGCAAGCCACTGCCTGAGGTGCCCAAGGCGCCCTGA
- a CDS encoding MAPEG family protein, with protein sequence MTVALWCILIALILPPLCALIAKASSGRFGLRDNHDPRAFLDTLSGLPRRAHAAQQNSYEAFPAFAAAVLVADIVGNAEQVTQDVLGVMYITSRLLYIICYLADWAVLRSLVWFAGMAMIVAFFVVSI encoded by the coding sequence ATGACCGTTGCCCTGTGGTGCATTCTGATAGCGCTGATCCTGCCGCCGCTGTGCGCGCTGATCGCCAAGGCGAGCAGTGGCCGTTTCGGCCTGAGAGACAACCACGATCCGCGCGCTTTCCTGGATACGCTTTCCGGCCTGCCACGCCGCGCCCATGCCGCCCAGCAGAACAGTTACGAAGCCTTTCCGGCCTTTGCCGCGGCGGTGCTGGTGGCCGATATCGTCGGCAATGCCGAACAGGTAACCCAGGATGTGCTGGGGGTGATGTATATCACCAGCCGCCTGCTTTACATCATCTGCTACCTGGCGGACTGGGCCGTGCTGCGCTCGCTGGTGTGGTTTGCCGGGATGGCGATGATCGTGGCGTTTTTCGTGGTTTCCATCTGA
- a CDS encoding EamA family transporter → MLATSLVLIAALLHATWNTLIKFSGERLLVIASMDTVALAFAALAVAFVEVPPANIWPWLLASALAEQLYRFLLIQAYRVGDLGLVYPLMRGLSPLVVLALTLAFAGESLSQQQIIGILLIPCGMACLLWQGGGGDRLPWSMLPVVALIGLCIGCYTWFDGQAVRLWGKPWDYLVWLTMLSAWPFPLLACVARRAPFVLFWRLQWRLGLVVGLCVLLSYALVLWAMHLGSVAEAAALRELSVILVVLLGMRYLKEPFGGPRLLACGLVLAGMLIMKL, encoded by the coding sequence GTGCTGGCAACTTCCCTGGTACTGATCGCCGCCCTGTTGCATGCAACCTGGAATACCCTGATCAAATTCAGCGGTGAACGCCTGCTGGTGATCGCCAGCATGGACACCGTGGCGCTAGCCTTCGCGGCACTGGCGGTGGCCTTCGTCGAGGTGCCGCCGGCCAATATCTGGCCCTGGTTGCTGGCATCGGCACTGGCCGAGCAGCTGTACCGCTTCCTGCTGATCCAGGCCTATCGCGTGGGCGACCTGGGGCTGGTCTATCCGTTGATGCGCGGGTTGTCGCCCTTGGTGGTGCTGGCACTGACCCTGGCCTTTGCCGGCGAGTCGCTGAGCCAGCAGCAGATCATCGGCATCCTGCTGATCCCCTGTGGCATGGCCTGCCTGTTGTGGCAGGGCGGTGGCGGCGACCGGCTGCCGTGGTCGATGCTGCCGGTGGTTGCCCTGATTGGCCTGTGCATCGGCTGCTACACCTGGTTCGATGGCCAGGCCGTGCGCCTCTGGGGCAAGCCGTGGGACTACCTGGTGTGGCTGACCATGCTCAGCGCCTGGCCGTTCCCCTTGCTGGCCTGCGTGGCACGACGTGCGCCGTTCGTGTTGTTCTGGCGCCTGCAGTGGCGCCTGGGGTTGGTGGTAGGGCTGTGCGTCCTGCTCAGTTACGCCCTGGTGCTGTGGGCGATGCACCTGGGGTCGGTGGCTGAGGCGGCAGCACTGCGGGAATTGAGCGTTATCCTGGTGGTACTGCTGGGCATGCGCTACCTCAAAGAACCTTTTGGCGGGCCCAGACTCCTAGCTTGCGGGCTGGTGTTGGCCGGCATGTTGATAATGAAGCTTTGA
- a CDS encoding sodium:proton antiporter codes for MLELVAAFICLTTLLTYVNYRFIGLPPAIGVMVTALLFSLMLQGLSLIGFPGLEARVEGLMNQIDFNDLLMHWMLAFLLFAGALHVNLADLRSYRWPIGLLATIGVLIATVVIGYLSHWVFALFGWQVPLIYCLLFGALISPTDPIAVLGALRTANASKPLKTTIVGESLFNDGTAVVVFTVLLGIIQLGETPSMADTAVLFAREAIGGVVFGGLIGYATYRMIKSVEQYQVEVMLTLALVIGGSAMCYELHVSAPIAMVVAGLIIGNLGRNLAMNDMTRRYMDGFWELIDDMLNALLFALIGLELLLLPFNWMHLAAGSVLALAVLLSRLLTVAPAIVLLRRWRPVPKGTVRVLTWGGLRGGVSVALALSLPLGAERDLLLSITYIVVLSSILVQGLSIGRVVRKVSDQP; via the coding sequence ATGCTTGAACTAGTTGCCGCGTTTATCTGCCTCACCACCCTCCTCACCTATGTGAATTACCGTTTCATCGGCCTGCCCCCCGCCATTGGCGTGATGGTTACGGCGCTGCTGTTCTCCCTGATGCTGCAGGGCCTGAGCCTGATCGGCTTTCCCGGCCTGGAAGCACGCGTCGAAGGGTTGATGAACCAGATCGACTTCAACGACTTGCTGATGCACTGGATGCTTGCATTCCTGCTGTTCGCCGGCGCCTTGCACGTCAACCTCGCCGACCTGCGCAGCTACCGTTGGCCGATCGGCCTGCTGGCCACCATCGGTGTGCTGATCGCCACCGTGGTCATCGGTTACCTGTCGCACTGGGTGTTCGCCCTGTTCGGCTGGCAGGTGCCACTGATCTACTGCCTGCTGTTCGGTGCCCTGATCTCGCCCACCGACCCGATCGCCGTGCTTGGCGCGCTGCGTACCGCGAATGCCTCCAAACCGTTGAAAACCACCATCGTCGGCGAGTCACTGTTCAATGACGGCACCGCCGTGGTGGTGTTCACCGTGTTGCTGGGCATCATCCAGCTGGGCGAAACGCCAAGCATGGCCGATACGGCCGTTCTGTTCGCCCGCGAGGCCATCGGCGGCGTAGTGTTCGGCGGGCTGATCGGCTACGCCACCTACCGCATGATCAAGAGTGTCGAACAATACCAGGTGGAAGTGATGCTGACCCTGGCGCTGGTCATCGGCGGCTCGGCGATGTGCTACGAGCTGCACGTTTCGGCGCCGATCGCCATGGTGGTGGCCGGGCTGATCATCGGTAACCTGGGGCGCAACCTGGCGATGAACGACATGACCCGTCGCTACATGGATGGCTTCTGGGAACTGATCGACGACATGCTCAACGCCCTGCTGTTCGCATTGATCGGCCTGGAACTGTTGCTGCTGCCATTCAACTGGATGCACCTGGCGGCCGGCAGCGTGCTGGCGCTGGCGGTGCTGCTGTCGCGGCTGCTGACCGTGGCCCCGGCAATCGTGCTGCTGCGACGCTGGCGCCCGGTACCCAAAGGCACGGTGCGTGTGCTGACCTGGGGTGGCCTGCGCGGTGGGGTGTCGGTGGCCCTGGCTCTGTCGCTGCCACTGGGCGCGGAACGTGACCTGCTGCTGTCGATTACCTACATCGTGGTGCTGTCGTCGATCCTGGTGCAGGGGTTGAGCATCGGACGGGTGGTGCGCAAGGTCAGCGACCAGCCGTGA
- a CDS encoding hotdog domain-containing protein, whose protein sequence is MNFHTRKWVKPEDLNPNGTLFGGSLLRWIDEEAAIYAIVQLGNQRVVTKYISEINFVSASRQGDIIELGITATEFGRTSITLKCEVRNKITRKSILTVDKMVFVNLGEDGLPAPHGRTEIKYIQDQFPDSAVE, encoded by the coding sequence ATGAACTTTCACACCCGCAAGTGGGTTAAACCCGAAGACCTCAACCCTAATGGCACGCTGTTCGGTGGCAGCCTGTTGCGCTGGATCGACGAAGAGGCGGCGATCTACGCCATCGTCCAGCTGGGCAACCAGCGCGTGGTGACCAAGTACATATCGGAAATCAACTTCGTCAGTGCCTCGCGCCAGGGCGACATCATCGAGCTGGGTATCACAGCCACCGAGTTCGGCCGTACCTCGATCACCCTCAAGTGCGAAGTGCGCAACAAGATCACCCGCAAGAGCATTCTGACGGTCGACAAGATGGTCTTCGTCAACTTGGGCGAGGATGGGTTGCCGGCGCCGCATGGGCGGACCGAGATCAAGTACATTCAGGACCAGTTCCCGGACAGTGCAGTCGAATAG
- the ahcY gene encoding adenosylhomocysteinase yields the protein MSAANMPAGFTDYKVADISLAAWGRRETIIAESEMPALMGLRRKYLAEQPLKGAKILGCIHMTIQTAVLIETLVALGAEVRWSSCNIFSTQDQAAASIAAAGIPVFAWKGETEQEYEWCLEQTILKDGQPWDANMVLDDGGDLTELLHKKYPQVLERVHGITEETTTGVHRLLDMLAKGELKVPAINVNDSVTKSKNDNKYGCRHSLNDAIKRGTDHLLSGKQALVIGYGDVGKGSAQSLRQEGMIVKVTEVDPICAMQACMDGFEVVSPFIDGINNGTEASIDKALLGKIDLIVTTTGNVNVCDANMLKALKKRAVVCNIGHFDNEIDTAFMRKNWAWEEVKPQVHKIHRTGAGSFDPQNDDYLILLAEGRLVNLGNATGHPSRIMDGSFANQVLAQIFLFQQKFADLSAEQKAERLTVEVLPKKLDEEVALEMVRGFGGVVTQLTQQQADYIGVTVEGPFKPHAYRY from the coding sequence ATGAGCGCTGCAAACATGCCTGCTGGTTTTACCGATTACAAAGTCGCCGACATCTCCCTGGCCGCCTGGGGCCGTCGCGAAACCATCATCGCCGAATCGGAAATGCCTGCACTGATGGGCCTGCGCCGCAAGTACCTGGCCGAGCAACCGCTCAAGGGTGCGAAAATCCTGGGCTGCATCCACATGACCATCCAGACCGCCGTGCTGATCGAAACCCTGGTCGCCCTGGGTGCCGAAGTGCGCTGGTCGTCGTGCAACATCTTCTCCACCCAGGACCAGGCCGCCGCGTCCATCGCCGCCGCCGGTATCCCGGTGTTCGCCTGGAAAGGTGAAACCGAGCAAGAGTACGAGTGGTGCCTGGAGCAGACCATCCTCAAGGATGGCCAGCCATGGGACGCCAACATGGTCCTCGACGACGGTGGCGACCTGACCGAACTGCTGCACAAGAAGTACCCGCAGGTACTGGAGCGCGTGCACGGCATCACCGAAGAGACCACCACTGGCGTGCACCGCCTGCTGGACATGCTGGCCAAGGGCGAGCTGAAAGTCCCGGCGATCAACGTCAACGACTCGGTCACCAAGAGCAAGAACGACAACAAGTACGGTTGCCGTCACAGCCTGAACGACGCCATCAAGCGGGGTACCGACCACCTGCTGTCGGGCAAGCAGGCCCTGGTGATCGGCTACGGTGACGTGGGCAAGGGCTCGGCCCAGTCCCTGCGCCAGGAAGGCATGATCGTCAAGGTCACCGAGGTCGACCCGATCTGCGCCATGCAGGCCTGCATGGACGGTTTCGAAGTGGTTTCGCCGTTCATCGACGGGATCAACAACGGCACCGAAGCCAGCATCGACAAGGCCCTGCTGGGCAAGATCGACCTGATCGTGACCACCACCGGTAACGTCAACGTCTGCGACGCCAACATGCTCAAGGCTCTGAAGAAGCGCGCCGTGGTTTGCAACATCGGCCACTTCGACAACGAGATCGACACTGCCTTCATGCGCAAGAACTGGGCCTGGGAAGAGGTCAAGCCGCAGGTGCACAAGATCCACCGCACCGGCGCCGGCAGCTTCGACCCACAGAACGACGACTACCTGATCCTGCTGGCCGAAGGCCGCCTGGTCAACCTGGGTAACGCCACCGGTCACCCAAGCCGCATCATGGACGGCTCGTTCGCCAACCAGGTACTGGCGCAGATCTTCCTGTTCCAGCAGAAGTTCGCCGACCTGTCGGCCGAACAGAAAGCCGAACGCCTGACCGTTGAAGTGCTGCCGAAGAAGCTCGACGAAGAAGTCGCCCTGGAAATGGTCCGCGGCTTCGGCGGCGTGGTCACCCAGCTGACCCAGCAGCAGGCCGACTACATCGGTGTCACCGTGGAAGGCCCGTTCAAGCCGCACGCCTACCGCTACTAA
- the metF gene encoding methylenetetrahydrofolate reductase [NAD(P)H] codes for MSQERRYSFEFFPTKTDAGHEKLMGVARQLAAYNPDFFSCTYGAGGSTRDRTLNTVLQLESEVKVPAAPHLSCVGDTKAELRGLLAEYKAAGIKRIVALRGDLPSGMGMASGELRYASDLVEFIRQESADHFHLEVAAYPEMHPQARNFEADLANFVHKVKAGADSAITQYFFNADSYFYFVERAQKLGVDIPVVPGIMPITNYSKLARFSDACGAEIPRWIRKQLEAYADDTASIQAFGEEVITRMCEQLLQGGAPGLHFYTLNQAEPSLAIWNNLKLPR; via the coding sequence ATGTCCCAGGAACGCCGCTACAGTTTCGAGTTCTTCCCGACCAAGACCGATGCCGGCCACGAAAAGCTGATGGGCGTCGCCCGCCAGTTGGCCGCCTACAATCCGGATTTCTTCTCCTGCACCTACGGTGCCGGTGGCTCGACCCGCGACCGCACGCTGAACACCGTGCTGCAGCTGGAAAGCGAAGTGAAGGTACCTGCCGCACCGCACCTGTCGTGCGTGGGCGACACCAAGGCCGAACTGCGCGGCCTGCTGGCCGAGTACAAGGCCGCAGGCATCAAGCGTATCGTCGCCCTGCGTGGCGACCTGCCATCGGGCATGGGCATGGCCAGTGGCGAATTGCGCTACGCCAGCGACCTGGTCGAGTTCATCCGCCAGGAAAGCGCTGACCACTTCCACCTGGAAGTGGCCGCCTACCCCGAGATGCACCCACAGGCACGCAACTTCGAGGCCGACCTGGCCAATTTCGTGCACAAGGTCAAGGCCGGTGCCGACAGCGCCATCACCCAGTACTTCTTCAACGCCGACAGCTACTTCTATTTCGTCGAGCGTGCACAGAAACTGGGCGTGGATATCCCGGTGGTGCCCGGCATCATGCCGATCACCAACTACAGCAAGCTGGCACGCTTCTCCGACGCCTGTGGCGCCGAGATCCCGCGCTGGATCCGCAAGCAACTGGAAGCCTATGCCGACGACACCGCCAGCATCCAGGCCTTCGGCGAAGAAGTGATCACCCGCATGTGCGAACAACTGCTGCAAGGCGGTGCACCGGGCCTGCACTTCTATACCTTGAACCAGGCCGAACCGAGCCTGGCCATCTGGAACAATCTGAAGCTGCCACGCTGA
- a CDS encoding transporter substrate-binding domain-containing protein: MPYVARLLWILLFACLSPLALGERLRLVTDDWAPYVYLHDGQLRGIDYEVTTRVFARLGVEVDVQIMPWKRCLAMIEQGLADGILDVFQNESRQPYLVYAAEPMSDVEFVLFQASARRHPVSKLGDLAGFTVGTSPGYSYGAAFNEAAYFKREAAPSHEANFGKLVLGRIDLAVTDRRVGHYLLQHLGLQQQVEVLPLVVNRQAQYLALVRKPGRELLAQAFAKELRRFKQEPAYAAISQRYTGDIGNIPNAVEQQESSTAR, encoded by the coding sequence ATGCCGTACGTCGCCCGTCTGTTGTGGATCCTCTTGTTCGCCTGCCTGAGCCCCCTGGCCCTGGGCGAGCGCCTGCGCCTGGTGACCGATGACTGGGCCCCCTACGTCTACCTGCATGACGGTCAGCTGCGCGGCATCGACTACGAAGTTACCACGCGAGTGTTCGCACGCCTCGGCGTCGAGGTGGACGTCCAGATCATGCCGTGGAAGCGCTGCCTGGCAATGATCGAGCAAGGCCTGGCCGACGGCATCCTCGATGTATTCCAGAACGAGTCACGCCAGCCCTACCTGGTTTATGCCGCCGAGCCCATGTCGGATGTCGAATTCGTCCTGTTCCAGGCCAGCGCACGTCGCCATCCGGTCAGCAAGCTGGGGGATCTCGCCGGCTTCACCGTCGGCACTTCGCCCGGCTACAGCTATGGTGCAGCGTTCAACGAGGCCGCCTACTTCAAACGCGAAGCCGCCCCTAGCCACGAAGCCAACTTCGGCAAGCTGGTCCTGGGCCGCATCGACCTGGCCGTCACCGACCGCCGGGTCGGCCATTACCTGCTGCAGCACCTGGGCCTGCAACAGCAGGTCGAGGTATTGCCGCTGGTGGTCAACCGCCAGGCGCAATACCTGGCCCTGGTACGCAAGCCGGGGCGCGAGTTGCTGGCCCAGGCCTTTGCCAAGGAACTGCGGCGTTTCAAGCAGGAGCCGGCCTACGCGGCAATCAGTCAGCGCTACACAGGCGACATCGGGAATATTCCCAACGCCGTTGAGCAGCAGGAAAGCAGCACGGCGCGATAG